A window of the Desulforapulum autotrophicum HRM2 genome harbors these coding sequences:
- a CDS encoding exosortase/archaeosortase family protein, producing MNFKLEKNLAIQILILTGVFVALYSHAIATLIYDWSNNANFSHGFLIPFVAAYMVWHKKETLKTIEIKSSPAGIGVIVFGMLCYLAGTIGSELFVMRSSMIITISGMVIYLFGFQIFKAVLIPILYLILMIPIPAIIWNKIAFPLQLFAANLSSGMVHLLGIPVLRDGNILHLANTSLEVVDACSGIRSLTSLLALSGAFAFIAPLGNFKKWVLFFSALPIAVVVNIVRLTITAVMATYIGPEAAQGFLHEMSGILVFAVALALVYLVFIIELKFEK from the coding sequence ATGAATTTTAAATTAGAAAAAAATCTGGCCATCCAGATCCTGATCCTGACAGGCGTGTTTGTGGCCCTTTACAGTCACGCCATTGCTACCCTGATCTATGACTGGTCCAACAATGCCAACTTCTCCCACGGCTTTTTGATTCCCTTTGTGGCCGCCTACATGGTGTGGCACAAGAAAGAGACCCTTAAGACCATTGAGATAAAATCCTCTCCAGCAGGCATTGGTGTGATTGTTTTTGGCATGCTCTGCTATCTTGCCGGCACCATCGGGTCAGAGCTGTTCGTCATGCGATCGTCCATGATTATCACCATCTCCGGCATGGTTATTTATCTTTTTGGTTTTCAGATATTTAAGGCTGTACTCATCCCCATACTTTATCTCATTCTCATGATTCCCATTCCCGCCATTATCTGGAACAAAATCGCCTTTCCCCTCCAGTTGTTTGCGGCCAATCTTTCGTCAGGCATGGTTCATCTTCTGGGAATACCCGTGTTAAGGGACGGCAACATACTTCACCTTGCCAATACCTCCCTTGAGGTTGTGGATGCCTGTTCCGGCATTCGCTCCCTTACCTCCCTTCTGGCGCTGTCAGGTGCATTTGCCTTTATCGCCCCTTTGGGAAATTTTAAGAAATGGGTGCTTTTCTTTTCCGCATTGCCCATTGCGGTTGTGGTCAATATCGTTCGTTTGACCATCACCGCCGTCATGGCAACCTATATCGGTCCTGAAGCGGCCCAGGGTTTTTTGCATGAGATGTCAGGAATTCTGGTATTTGCAGTTGCCCTTGCCCTGGTCTACCTTGTGTTTATCATTGAATTGAAATTTGAAAAATAA
- a CDS encoding type II toxin-antitoxin system VapC family toxin has translation MEVKRILIDTNIYSHAMRADHEVTHLLRKVDEIGISVISVGELYSGFKGGTRERGNRDELELFLDSPRVVLYSVDIQTADYYSEIITNLKKAGTPIPTNDIWIASVAFQHGLKLFTKDVHFSFVKGLILV, from the coding sequence ATGGAAGTGAAAAGAATACTGATTGATACCAATATCTATTCCCATGCCATGCGTGCAGATCATGAAGTGACTCATTTGTTAAGGAAGGTGGATGAAATTGGGATCTCAGTCATCAGTGTAGGTGAACTTTATTCAGGATTTAAAGGTGGAACAAGAGAACGTGGGAATCGAGACGAACTTGAATTGTTTTTGGACTCTCCAAGGGTTGTGCTCTATTCAGTTGATATCCAAACCGCTGATTATTATTCAGAGATCATCACAAATTTGAAAAAAGCAGGAACGCCTATTCCAACCAATGATATCTGGATCGCTTCTGTTGCATTTCAGCATGGACTGAAATTATTTACAAAAGATGTCCATTTCTCTTTTGTAAAAGGGCTTATACTTGTCTAA
- a CDS encoding XrtA system polysaccharide deacetylase: MSKPNKTLNKSILLTFDVEDWFQVENFKGYIPFSSWSSLDMRVESNTQIILDLLDSFAFKPKATFFILGWIAKRVPGLVREIHDRGHEVASHGISHHLCTHQSLGELSEDLSASKKLLEDLTGEGVYGYRAPSFAVDNDILKLIQKAGYLYDSSYNSFAMHGRYGRLDLSQAEKQGTAFKPFSDFLELPVSNLSLGTKIFPLGGGGYFRLIPFQLFKQGMKSVLSKDDAFVFYSHPWEFDPDQPRVKQASKGFKFRHYTNLGRTRKKLYSLIDTFSRCEFSTCKNYIG, from the coding sequence TTGTCTAAACCAAATAAAACTTTAAATAAATCAATTCTCCTGACCTTTGACGTTGAAGACTGGTTCCAGGTGGAAAATTTTAAGGGCTATATCCCTTTTTCCTCCTGGTCATCCCTTGATATGCGGGTGGAGAGCAATACCCAAATAATCCTTGATTTGTTGGATTCATTTGCCTTTAAACCCAAAGCCACTTTTTTCATCCTGGGTTGGATTGCCAAAAGGGTACCAGGTCTTGTAAGAGAAATTCATGACAGGGGCCATGAAGTTGCCTCCCACGGAATTTCCCACCATTTGTGTACCCACCAGTCCTTGGGAGAATTATCCGAGGATTTGTCAGCCAGCAAAAAACTGCTTGAAGATTTGACAGGGGAGGGTGTTTACGGGTATCGAGCCCCTAGCTTTGCTGTTGACAACGATATTCTAAAACTCATCCAGAAGGCCGGATACCTCTACGATTCAAGCTATAATTCGTTTGCCATGCACGGAAGATATGGCAGGCTTGATCTCTCCCAGGCAGAAAAACAGGGTACAGCATTTAAGCCTTTCTCTGATTTTTTAGAGTTGCCTGTGAGCAATCTTAGTCTTGGAACGAAGATTTTTCCCCTGGGAGGGGGCGGCTATTTTAGGCTTATACCGTTTCAACTGTTCAAGCAGGGCATGAAGTCCGTTTTAAGCAAGGACGATGCCTTTGTCTTTTATTCCCACCCCTGGGAGTTTGATCCGGATCAACCCCGGGTAAAACAGGCGTCAAAGGGTTTTAAATTCAGGCATTATACTAACCTCGGTCGAACCCGTAAAAAACTCTATTCACTGATAGACACCTTTAGCCGATGTGAGTTCTCAACCTGCAAGAATTATATCGGTTGA
- a CDS encoding CPBP family glutamic-type intramembrane protease, protein MTNRNLALPYLLPYFAYVGIASLLDGKISIEFNYLLRILVVTPLIVWGWKWFMPLSSPGKKFMSVLWGVGTGLVGFALWCLLLAPFIDSFEGDAWRPQGFFLRLVAAGLLVPVFEEMAIRGYVFRVALQWDQARKARSPEPLEAALDRSNLLDVKDGAWTWPAVLISSIAFTLGHTSPEWLAAFAYSLLISWLWVKRGDLLSCIVAHGTTNLVLAVFVFMTGQWGFW, encoded by the coding sequence ATGACAAATAGAAACCTGGCTTTACCCTATCTCTTACCCTATTTTGCCTATGTGGGGATTGCGTCGCTTTTGGACGGCAAGATATCCATTGAGTTCAACTACCTGTTGAGAATTTTGGTGGTAACGCCCTTGATTGTGTGGGGCTGGAAGTGGTTCATGCCCCTGTCCTCCCCGGGAAAAAAGTTTATGTCTGTTCTGTGGGGAGTCGGAACGGGCCTTGTGGGTTTTGCCCTGTGGTGTCTGCTACTGGCTCCTTTTATCGATTCATTTGAAGGGGATGCCTGGCGGCCACAGGGCTTTTTTTTGCGGCTCGTTGCGGCAGGGCTGCTGGTTCCCGTCTTTGAAGAGATGGCCATCCGTGGATATGTATTCCGGGTTGCCCTTCAATGGGATCAGGCCCGTAAAGCCAGATCCCCGGAACCTCTTGAAGCTGCACTTGATCGATCCAATCTTCTGGATGTAAAAGATGGTGCATGGACATGGCCTGCCGTATTGATATCCTCCATTGCCTTTACCCTTGGCCACACATCTCCTGAATGGTTGGCAGCCTTTGCCTACAGCCTCCTCATCTCCTGGCTCTGGGTAAAGAGGGGGGACCTTCTCTCCTGCATTGTGGCCCATGGAACCACCAATTTGGTGCTGGCGGTCTTTGTTTTTATGACTGGTCAGTGGGGGTTCTGGTAA
- a CDS encoding FemAB family XrtA/PEP-CTERM system-associated protein: MQYTESYKKAWDDFVNYHPNSNLYHLSGWKNVIEKTYGHKTFYLMAINAANAIIGILPLAHLKHFVFGNNLVSIPYFDMSGILAIDEQTEKMLFSEAIKLGQKLKVDSIELRHSTPLSLLYKINQKDSTITYQCNTDEDLIIHELKDQKVRMVLQLPETSEMLMKSFNSKFRNKIKRPIRDGLKCKTGGIELLNDFYTVFTINMRDLGSPVHSKDFIKNVLKEFPDKAKIGIVYKDKRPIACILVIGFKKMLANPWASSLREFANLRANTLQYWTMLEFACDNGYTCFDFGRSSPDEGTYKFKEKWGATSTPLHWYYTSMDGGVVDTASSKKAKFDAAIKLWQKMPVVFTKMIGPFIRKNISL; this comes from the coding sequence ATACAATATACAGAATCCTATAAAAAAGCTTGGGATGATTTTGTAAATTATCATCCCAATTCAAATTTATATCATTTGTCAGGGTGGAAAAATGTGATTGAGAAAACCTATGGTCATAAAACCTTCTATCTCATGGCCATAAACGCTGCAAACGCAATTATTGGCATTCTTCCCCTTGCTCATTTGAAGCATTTTGTTTTTGGTAACAATTTGGTGTCCATACCTTATTTTGACATGTCCGGTATCTTGGCAATTGATGAACAAACAGAAAAAATGCTTTTTAGTGAAGCCATAAAATTAGGGCAAAAACTCAAGGTCGATTCAATTGAACTGCGTCATTCAACGCCTTTATCATTGCTTTATAAAATCAATCAAAAAGATTCAACGATTACCTACCAATGTAATACTGATGAAGATCTGATAATCCATGAATTAAAGGATCAAAAGGTTCGTATGGTTCTTCAATTACCAGAAACTTCTGAGATGTTAATGAAATCTTTTAATTCAAAATTTCGAAATAAAATAAAGCGACCCATTCGGGACGGTTTAAAATGCAAAACAGGCGGGATCGAACTTTTGAATGATTTTTACACTGTTTTTACAATTAACATGAGAGATCTGGGTTCTCCTGTTCATTCAAAGGATTTTATTAAAAATGTGCTAAAAGAGTTTCCTGATAAAGCAAAAATAGGGATTGTTTATAAGGATAAACGTCCCATTGCCTGTATATTGGTAATTGGATTTAAAAAGATGCTGGCCAATCCGTGGGCCTCTTCCCTGAGGGAATTTGCAAATTTGAGGGCAAATACCCTTCAATACTGGACCATGCTGGAATTTGCATGTGACAATGGTTATACCTGTTTTGATTTTGGACGTTCCTCACCCGATGAAGGAACTTATAAGTTTAAGGAAAAGTGGGGTGCCACATCGACTCCTCTTCATTGGTATTACACTTCCATGGACGGTGGTGTGGTTGATACAGCAAGTTCAAAAAAAGCTAAATTTGATGCAGCCATTAAACTTTGGCAAAAAATGCCCGTTGTTTTTACAAAAATGATTGGTCCTTTCATCCGAAAAAATATCAGCTTGTGA
- a CDS encoding TIGR03087 family PEP-CTERM/XrtA system glycosyltransferase, whose protein sequence is MKILYIAHRIPYPPNKGDKIRTFNEIKYLSVFHEIHLACLADNPEDLKYDKNLKKHCEKVKVIPLNTKLAKIKSLIALLSKSPLSVSYFYSRQLQRTINNWVSATQYDAVICFCSTMAEYIFRSPQLNPVLNSNGPVLIMDFCDLDSEKWGQYANKSRFPFNIVYGIEHKRLFKYEKSINNAFHHSVVVSPREKELFTELYPSVKNITAIPNGVDYEYFSPYAKFDSIESGDSHSHPILVFTGAMDYYANIEGVTWFCNEILPGVKKTYPKVQFYIVGSNPASKVRELENIQGVKVTGFVEDIRPYYQFADVCVVPLRIAAGIQNKVLEAMSMGKPVVTTAKALDGIHAVIDEHVLVEDLPLKFSIAVTQLLTSIEQRKTLGANARKFVKQKYNWEINMGHFERLLHASDLMGI, encoded by the coding sequence ATGAAAATTCTTTACATTGCCCATCGAATACCCTATCCACCCAATAAAGGGGATAAGATACGAACATTTAATGAAATAAAGTATCTTTCAGTTTTTCATGAAATTCATTTGGCCTGTTTAGCGGATAATCCAGAAGATTTGAAATACGACAAGAATCTGAAGAAGCATTGTGAAAAAGTAAAGGTAATTCCCTTAAACACAAAACTTGCAAAGATAAAAAGCTTGATTGCTTTATTGTCTAAATCACCATTGTCGGTGAGCTATTTTTATTCAAGACAACTTCAAAGAACCATAAATAATTGGGTGTCAGCAACACAGTACGATGCAGTTATCTGTTTTTGTTCGACAATGGCTGAATATATATTTCGATCACCTCAATTAAATCCTGTTTTAAATTCTAATGGGCCTGTTTTAATAATGGATTTCTGTGATCTGGATTCTGAAAAATGGGGTCAATATGCAAATAAAAGTCGATTTCCCTTTAATATAGTTTATGGGATAGAACACAAACGTTTATTTAAGTATGAAAAATCTATTAATAATGCTTTTCATCATTCTGTAGTGGTTTCCCCACGTGAAAAAGAACTGTTTACTGAATTGTATCCGTCTGTGAAGAATATTACGGCAATTCCCAATGGGGTGGATTATGAATATTTTTCACCATATGCCAAGTTTGATTCTATAGAATCAGGAGACAGTCATTCCCACCCGATTTTAGTCTTCACAGGTGCCATGGATTATTATGCCAACATTGAAGGTGTTACCTGGTTTTGCAATGAAATTTTGCCTGGAGTAAAAAAAACATACCCTAAAGTTCAGTTTTATATAGTGGGAAGTAATCCCGCATCAAAAGTCAGGGAACTGGAAAATATTCAAGGCGTTAAAGTAACCGGTTTTGTAGAAGATATCCGGCCTTATTATCAATTCGCCGATGTTTGTGTGGTCCCGCTTAGAATCGCTGCCGGAATCCAGAATAAAGTATTAGAGGCCATGTCCATGGGTAAACCAGTTGTAACTACTGCAAAAGCCTTGGATGGGATTCATGCTGTTATTGATGAACATGTCCTGGTTGAAGATCTGCCGCTAAAATTTTCGATTGCTGTTACTCAACTACTTACAAGCATAGAACAAAGAAAGACGCTTGGAGCAAACGCAAGAAAATTTGTAAAACAAAAATATAACTGGGAAATCAACATGGGGCATTTTGAGCGTCTGCTTCATGCTTCCGATTTAATGGGTATATGA
- a CDS encoding glycosyltransferase yields MVKKLLQVIKGLKRPRKNLYVLTPLVIPLPSSPLVRRLNRLLLITQIRLALGKVKEGPTQIWSFTPDVAYTLGHFNEEKVVYYCVDDHASFSGYNKAQVLQDEKELCHKSDLVITTAMVLQEAKKDWNPNTILVPHGVDFDHFNRAVHETFSCPKELEFIPRPRLGFFGLIRDWVDVDLLWEVAQKRADWHFVLIGDADSSVELSKYRSTPNMHFLGRKKYQDLPAFCQHFDMGLIPFKVNELTHAVNPIKLREYLAAGLPVISTPMPEVKLYDKFIQIVETQEEFEKAVEKYLLESKEDRRLSIKAMSQETWPEKIKQICSSLY; encoded by the coding sequence ATGGTAAAAAAACTTTTGCAGGTGATAAAAGGATTAAAACGACCAAGAAAAAATCTTTATGTGTTAACTCCCCTGGTCATCCCCCTGCCAAGTTCACCCCTTGTGCGAAGGTTGAATCGATTGTTGTTGATAACCCAGATCCGACTGGCCTTGGGAAAGGTAAAAGAGGGGCCGACGCAGATCTGGTCATTTACTCCGGATGTTGCATACACCCTGGGTCATTTTAATGAAGAAAAAGTGGTGTACTATTGTGTTGATGATCATGCGTCATTTTCTGGTTACAATAAGGCCCAGGTTTTACAGGATGAAAAAGAACTTTGCCATAAATCTGATCTTGTAATTACTACAGCCATGGTTTTGCAGGAGGCGAAAAAGGACTGGAATCCCAATACCATTCTTGTTCCCCATGGGGTCGATTTTGATCATTTTAACCGAGCGGTTCATGAAACTTTTTCATGCCCAAAGGAATTGGAATTCATTCCAAGGCCCCGCTTGGGATTTTTTGGTCTAATCCGGGATTGGGTGGATGTGGATCTGTTGTGGGAGGTGGCCCAAAAAAGGGCGGATTGGCATTTTGTGTTAATTGGCGATGCTGATTCAAGTGTGGAATTGAGCAAGTATAGATCCACCCCTAATATGCATTTTTTAGGACGTAAAAAATACCAGGATCTGCCGGCATTTTGCCAGCATTTTGATATGGGGCTGATTCCTTTTAAGGTCAATGAACTTACCCATGCAGTAAATCCAATTAAGCTTCGTGAGTATCTTGCAGCGGGGCTGCCTGTCATCTCAACTCCGATGCCAGAGGTTAAACTGTATGATAAGTTTATTCAGATTGTAGAAACCCAAGAAGAATTTGAAAAAGCTGTTGAAAAGTATCTTTTAGAATCAAAGGAAGACCGCAGATTAAGCATCAAAGCCATGTCTCAAGAAACCTGGCCTGAGAAAATTAAGCAAATTTGCAGTAGTTTGTATTGA
- a CDS encoding acyltransferase family protein: protein MESKRNNNLDLLRTIGLLGVILAHVSPPDIVMQLRTFDVPLMVFVSGIAYGISNDNQSASVLYYRHRLLRLLAPTWTFLLVFFSYFWIVDIVTNDHYITSYLIINSLFLRGGGIGYLWIIKVFLLVAISSPIIQYVNKRIQNNFIYYFFICMLLILYFYLTDIKIANNIEFQNSLFRILVNEYLFYIIPYSLIFAVGLRISILPKNQIIILFLFTLISYVFVSRINVENVFSNINAFKYPPQSFWTIYGLMISILLYLFLTYGNMHLQFHKLIFFMSSSSMWIYLWHIFLLKNWNHGTGHIPDFAKNYFVKFLVLTVLASLITYLQKKGFHFLIAKYEKHHFIYRVISVCFLK, encoded by the coding sequence ATGGAATCAAAACGAAATAACAATTTAGATTTATTGCGTACTATAGGGTTGTTAGGTGTGATTTTGGCGCACGTATCTCCACCTGATATTGTAATGCAGCTTAGAACTTTTGATGTACCTTTGATGGTCTTTGTCAGTGGAATTGCGTATGGGATCTCTAATGATAATCAGTCTGCATCTGTTTTATATTATCGGCATCGACTCTTAAGGTTATTGGCTCCAACTTGGACTTTCTTACTCGTTTTTTTCTCGTATTTTTGGATCGTCGATATAGTCACTAATGACCATTACATTACCTCGTATCTCATTATAAATAGTCTTTTCTTAAGAGGGGGGGGGATTGGTTATCTTTGGATTATCAAGGTGTTTCTGTTAGTCGCAATAAGTTCGCCGATTATCCAGTATGTTAACAAACGAATACAAAATAATTTTATTTATTATTTTTTTATATGTATGCTTTTAATCTTATATTTTTATTTAACTGATATAAAAATTGCGAATAATATTGAATTTCAAAATAGCCTTTTTAGGATTTTGGTCAATGAATATCTATTTTATATAATACCCTATTCATTGATATTTGCAGTTGGATTGCGCATTTCAATTCTACCAAAAAATCAAATTATTATTTTATTCCTTTTTACGCTGATTTCATACGTGTTTGTTTCTCGGATTAACGTAGAAAATGTATTTTCTAATATCAACGCATTCAAATATCCCCCCCAATCATTTTGGACTATTTATGGCCTAATGATTTCTATCCTGCTATATCTTTTTCTAACATACGGTAATATGCATTTGCAGTTTCATAAGTTAATTTTTTTTATGAGCTCATCCTCCATGTGGATATATTTATGGCATATATTTTTGTTGAAAAATTGGAATCATGGGACGGGTCATATCCCCGATTTTGCAAAAAATTATTTTGTAAAATTCCTTGTTCTTACTGTGCTTGCGTCACTGATAACCTACTTGCAAAAAAAAGGTTTCCATTTTCTAATAGCTAAATATGAAAAACATCATTTTATTTATAGGGTTATATCCGTATGTTTTTTAAAATAA
- a CDS encoding oligosaccharide flippase family protein: MTGARIVLRNLTANWIGHGAGLVVMFFLSPFIVHTLGVTEYGIWQLLTVLTGYMGVLDLGVRASTGRYIILFLGQQEYEKVDETIRTGLGLYTVLSGLILFAGFILGLVFPWVFPSVPQEYHMTVAVLLPVLAVNIWISALRTILSSLLAAYDRFDLARGSDLIMLAVRTIGTIVVLKLGMGLIGLTIAIVGCNIVGLIVNLMLCNRIHSGLKLWPLMLKKDRMKELYNYGIGAFVVAVSAKIIGQTDLLLVGNLISIDSVAVYSIGAMLIYYSDTFTKQIYMTFFPSLQRAVAQENFGEVRWILNRLISLSLILGILMYVGYAFFGVSFITLWMFDAKIFPLTSVESAAKVMAILSCAKLLLLLGQFSRSLLAATGHISFSAKMTIVEAMINLILSISFVVVFDWGLTGIAAGTLGSHLLIQTILVPHYACKKVGMSWGGLLLSTGSRGLIAAGLFSGICFGMQHLFTTQNWFEFFIQVAACVLCYIPIALLLLVSSNDKKRLWNKIYRPIVKS; this comes from the coding sequence ATGACAGGTGCACGTATTGTTTTAAGAAATTTAACCGCAAATTGGATCGGACACGGGGCCGGTCTTGTGGTTATGTTCTTTTTATCCCCTTTTATCGTCCATACACTTGGCGTTACAGAGTATGGAATCTGGCAACTTCTGACTGTTTTAACAGGATATATGGGCGTCCTGGATCTTGGGGTAAGGGCCAGCACAGGTCGTTATATTATTCTTTTTCTCGGCCAGCAGGAATATGAAAAGGTTGATGAAACCATACGCACCGGTTTGGGCCTTTATACCGTCTTAAGCGGGCTTATACTGTTTGCCGGTTTCATACTTGGACTGGTGTTTCCATGGGTGTTCCCTTCTGTTCCCCAGGAATATCATATGACTGTGGCGGTCTTGCTTCCCGTACTTGCTGTCAATATATGGATTTCAGCGTTAAGAACGATTCTTTCCAGTTTGCTTGCAGCATATGACCGATTTGATCTGGCAAGGGGATCAGATCTTATAATGCTTGCGGTCCGCACGATTGGTACTATTGTGGTACTTAAGCTGGGTATGGGGTTGATCGGTTTAACCATCGCAATTGTCGGTTGTAATATCGTTGGCTTAATAGTCAATTTAATGCTTTGCAATCGTATCCATAGCGGGCTTAAACTCTGGCCTCTGATGTTGAAAAAAGATCGAATGAAAGAGCTCTATAACTACGGAATTGGAGCATTCGTTGTAGCGGTATCTGCCAAGATTATCGGTCAAACTGATTTGCTGCTGGTTGGGAATTTGATCAGTATTGACTCCGTTGCTGTATATAGTATCGGTGCTATGCTTATTTATTATTCTGATACTTTTACCAAGCAGATCTATATGACCTTTTTCCCCTCGTTACAACGGGCTGTTGCCCAGGAAAATTTCGGTGAGGTCAGATGGATACTTAACCGGTTGATAAGCTTGTCACTTATCCTTGGTATACTTATGTATGTTGGATATGCTTTTTTTGGTGTATCGTTCATAACACTCTGGATGTTTGATGCGAAGATTTTTCCTTTGACCTCGGTTGAATCGGCTGCCAAGGTTATGGCAATTCTTTCCTGTGCAAAACTGTTGCTTCTTTTAGGGCAGTTTAGTCGAAGTCTTCTTGCTGCAACCGGTCATATAAGTTTTTCCGCCAAAATGACAATAGTCGAGGCGATGATCAACTTAATTTTGTCTATTTCATTTGTTGTCGTGTTCGACTGGGGTTTGACAGGTATTGCAGCGGGGACTTTGGGTTCTCACCTTCTCATACAAACAATTCTTGTACCACATTATGCCTGTAAGAAAGTTGGAATGAGCTGGGGCGGTTTGCTGCTGTCAACGGGTAGCAGGGGTTTAATTGCAGCTGGACTTTTTTCAGGGATTTGCTTTGGCATGCAAC